In Malania oleifera isolate guangnan ecotype guangnan chromosome 8, ASM2987363v1, whole genome shotgun sequence, a single window of DNA contains:
- the LOC131162931 gene encoding uncharacterized protein LOC131162931, protein MEDAGSRPPAAATAATTKDEETSLMCRVKKWWACFAASLQEGFTYVKANLVGQGKKMRARNEREAAEADLQTAKMQVEAADAAETTKKTLHHSM, encoded by the exons ATGGAGGACGCCGGATCGCGACCACCCGCCGCCGCCACGGCTGCCACGACGAAAGATGAAGAAACCTCGTTGATGTGTCGCGTGAAGAAGTGGTGGGCATGTTTTGCGGCTTCCTTGCAGGAGGGTTTCACTTATGTCAAAGCAAATCTTGTTGGTCAG GGGAAGAAGATGAGGGCAAGGAACGAGAGGGAAGCAGCTGAAGCTGATCTGCAGACTGCGAAGATGCAGGTTGAAGCTGCTGATGCTGCCGAGACTACCAAGAAGACGCTCCACCACTCCATGTAA